A region of Paroedura picta isolate Pp20150507F unplaced genomic scaffold, Ppicta_v3.0 Ppicta_v3_sca21, whole genome shotgun sequence DNA encodes the following proteins:
- the LOC143828188 gene encoding putative Kunitz-type serine protease inhibitor, translating into MGCTVRQVLRGSAAGLLWLLVLASGAAREPPEDCGLPCVVGRCRAAFPRWWFNATSQACQEFIFGGCKGNANNFLSEEDCARRCRPGGEEVEKMTDTPQTSPGGAESSPTEAAPTSGRRHHPAEDTVHFREYCASPRVTGRCRASFPRWFFDLETQTCKMFIYGGCGGNRNNYLLEEDCLRQCAAGSRLPGESDEDANMPDSHVFPDAALHSTRAVVLAVVLALLLASLVLVVAKICRRSRDPSLSTVWSTMDDKELLMSSGYTL; encoded by the exons ATGGGCTGCACGGTGCGGCAGGTGCTGCGGGGCTCGGCGGCGGGGCTGCTGTGGCTCCTGGTGCTGGCGAGCGGCGCGGCCAGGGAGCCGCCAG AGGACTGCGGCCTGCCGTGCGTGGTGGGCCGCTGCCGGGCGGCCTTTCCGCGGTGGTGGTTCAACGCCACGAGCCAGGCGTGCCAGGAGTTCATCTTCGGGGGCTGCAAAGGCAACGCCAACAACTTCCTGTCGGAGGAGGACTGTGCCCGCAGGTGCCGCCCAG GTGGAGAAGAGGTGGAGAAGATGACGGACACCCCACAGACCAGCCCGGGAGGGGCAGAGAGCTCTCCCACTGAGG CTGCGCCCACCTCTGGCCGCCGACACCACCCTGCAGAGGACACGGTCCACTTCCGAG AGTACTGTGCCAGTCCGCGGGTGACCGGCCGCTGCCGGGCCTCCTTCCCCCGCTGGTTCTTCGACCTGGAGACCCAGACCTGCAAGATGTTCATCTACGGGGGCTGCGGGGGCAACCGGAACAATTACCTCCTGGAAGAAGACTGCCTGAGGCAGTGTGCAGCGGGCAGCC gcctcCCGGGGGAGTCAGATGAGGATGCCAACATGCCTGACTCGCACGTCTTTCCCGACGCAGCTTTGCATTCCACCAGAG cagtgGTCCTGGCCGTGGTGCTGGCGCTCCTGCTGGCCTCACTGGTACTGGTTGTGGCTAAGATTTGCCGCCGGAGCCGGGACCCTTCGCTGAGCACCGTCTGGAGCACCATGGACGACAAGGAGCTCCTCATGAGCAGCGGctacaccctctga